In Runella sp. SP2, the genomic window TTGACTTTGTAGGAGGCATTGTTGGATTGTTCAATGATATTTTTTAACAGGGGATGCCCTACACGTGGGATACAGCAATAAACGGTATCAATTTGATTTGTATCTAAAATTTGATTTAGCACTTCGTATTGGCCTCTAATTACTTTCTTGTTTTGGGGGGTAATTTCATCAAAATACCCATAAAATTTATAGCCAAACTCAGGGTGTTGGTCGTAAAAGCGCTTAATTCTTTGTGATGTATCATTATAACCAACGATGACATAATTTAGGGTATTGTTGCCGTTGGCACGATAAATTTTAAGTAGAACCACTGCCGCAGTTCGCCAAACGCAGCCAAAAAACCAGAAAAATAAAAAAGTGTAGAACAGCTGAAGCCTAGGTAGATGAAAGTCTTGAAGAAGCATCCATATAAAAATTCCAAATGCTGAGAATAGCAAGACAGACATCAAATGCCGATAAATAAGTGTAAAAACGTGAAATTTGAGGCGGGTGTGTCTGTAAGGACGCAACAAGCCCACAACCAATCCCCAAGAAAGACTTAACAGAAAAAACAAAAAGAGATTTTGCTGGTATTGGTTTGAAAAGGAGGAGTTTACCAGAATAAGCCCCATTTCAAATGAGAAACTCAACGTGATGAGATCGAAAAGAAACTGAAAAGGGCGAAGAAAGAAAGGTAAACTATGTCTCATCCGAGTTCAACGAAAGGATTATGCAAGTTAATAAGCTATACA contains:
- a CDS encoding exopolysaccharide biosynthesis polyprenyl glycosylphosphotransferase — encoded protein: MRHSLPFFLRPFQFLFDLITLSFSFEMGLILVNSSFSNQYQQNLFLFFLLSLSWGLVVGLLRPYRHTRLKFHVFTLIYRHLMSVLLFSAFGIFIWMLLQDFHLPRLQLFYTFLFFWFFGCVWRTAAVVLLKIYRANGNNTLNYVIVGYNDTSQRIKRFYDQHPEFGYKFYGYFDEITPQNKKVIRGQYEVLNQILDTNQIDTVYCCIPRVGHPLLKNIIEQSNNASYKVKLVVDFAFFFSQAPSLEFHGITPVISLSSEFLDYSKEYISKRLFDVIFSSSILLLGSPIFILLGLITKITSRGPIIFSQDRTGQWGKKFKIYKFRSMYVGARLGHSEGTLDKRITPWGRFLRKTRLDELPQFYNVLRGDMSVVGPRPLADYDVKTLMDESPDDFKLILSVKPGITSIGQVKFGYAGSPTEIKQRLRYDLLYLNKISFFFDMWLIMKTMVIMIKKQGK